A genomic window from Nicotiana sylvestris chromosome 11, ASM39365v2, whole genome shotgun sequence includes:
- the LOC138881198 gene encoding uncharacterized protein — protein MITSIPYHPVGNGQAESTNKVIINNLKKCLEESKCNWPEVLPGVLWAYRTTAKISTRETPFSLVYGAEALIPVEIGEPSTRFTHASKESNDEEMRVNLDLLEGIREAVLIRMAAQKQVIERYYN, from the coding sequence ATGATTACATCCataccttatcatccggtgggtaatgggcaagctgagtccacaaacaaagtcattatcaacaatttaaagaaatgTTTAGAGGAATCCAAATGTAATTGGCCAGAagtgttacctggtgttttatgggcataccgtACAACAGCGAAGATAAGTAcaagagaaacaccattttcattagtttatggagctgaagctttaattccagttgagataggagagccgAGTACAAGGTTCACACATGCGTCtaaagaatctaatgacgaggaaatgcgtgtaaatcttgatttacttgaaggaataAGAGAAGCTGtgctaataagaatggcagcacaaaagcaggtcatagaacgatactataACTGA